A single genomic interval of Melanotaenia boesemani isolate fMelBoe1 chromosome 4, fMelBoe1.pri, whole genome shotgun sequence harbors:
- the sept3 gene encoding neuronal-specific septin-3 isoform X2, translated as MSDIVPPEVRPKPAVPAKPPNVGAASPSSPFPPQGLGVGISAPPPSAIPVPIGSHGPGHAGSHGVGHSAGHGVGHAGSHAAPHSGSHGHGGSHSSSGGSTLLGYIGIDTIIEQMRKKTMKAGFDFNIMVVGHSGLGKSTLVNTLFKSQVSRKSAGWARDEKIPKTVEIKSVSHVIEEGGVKMKLTVVDTPGFGDQINNDNCWEPISKYINEQFEKFLKEEVNITRKRRIPDTRVHCCLYFISPTGHSLRQLDIEFMKRLSHSVNIIPVIAKADTMTIEERQEFKQRVRKELEMGGIEFYPQKEFDDDMEDKSDNDKIRETMPFAVVGSDKEYQVNGKRVLGRKTAWGIVEVENPNHCEFAQLRDFLIRSHLQDLKEVTHNIHYETYRAKRLNENGGLHPISSNDTQESNL; from the exons ATGTCAGACATAGTTCCTCCAGAGGTTAGACCCAAACCAGCCGTCCCTGCCAAGCCCCCAAACGTGGGGGCTGCCTCCCCTTCTAGCCCCTTCCCACCCCAGGGCCTTGGTGTTGGTATTTCTGCTCCACCTCCGAGTGCAATTCCAGTTCCCATTGGAAGTCACGGACCAGGACACGCTGGCAGTCATGGAGTGGGTCACAGTGCCGGCCATGGTGTCGGCCATGCTGGTAGTCATGCTGCGCCGCACAGTGGAAGTCACGGCCATGGGGGCTCCCACAGCTCAAGTGGGGGATCCACTCTGCTAGGGTATATTGGCATCGACACCATCATTGAACAGATGAGGAAGAAGACGATGAAGGCAGGCTTTGACTTTAATATCATGGTAGTTG GTCACAGTGGCCTTGGGAAGTCGACTCTGGTGAACACCTTATTTAAGTCCCAGGTGAGCAGGAAGAGTGCAGGATGGGCGCGTGATGAGAAGATCCCCAAAACTGTGGAGATTAAGTCAGTGTCTCATG tgATTGAAGAAGGGGGTGTCAAGATGAAATTGACAGTTGTGGACACTCCAGGCTTTGGAGACCAAATCAATAATGACAACTG CTGGGAGCCCATTTCTAAGTACATCAATGAGCAGTTTGAAAAGTTCCTGAAGGAGGAGGTCAACATCACCAGGAAGAGGCGCATCCCTGACACCAGGGTCCACTGCTGTCTCTACTTTATTTCCCCAACTGGTCACTC TCTTCGGCAGCTGGACATCGAGTTCATGAAGCGCTTGAGTCATTCAGTCAATATCATTCCTGTTATTGCCAAAGCGGACACAATGACCATCGAGGAGAGGCAAGAGTTCAAACAGAGG GTAAGAAAAGAGCTGGAAATGGGTGGAATTGAGTTTTACCCACAGAAAGAGTTTGATGATGATATGGAGGACAAGAGTGACAATGATAAGATCAGA GAAACGATGCCCTTTGCTGTGGTGGGGAGTGATAAAGAATACCAAGTGAATGGCAAGCGAGTTCTAGGGAGGAAGACAGCGTGGGGAATCGTAGAGG TTGAAAATCCAAACCACTGTGAGTTTGCTCAGCTGAGAGATTTCCTGATCAG GTCTCACCTCCAGGATTTGAAGGAAGTCACCCACAACATTCACTATGAAACGTACCGTGCCAAGAGACTGAACGAGAACGGAGGTCTGCACCCCATATCCTCCAATGACACCCAAGAGAGCAACCTGTAG